Sequence from the Pseudomonadota bacterium genome:
ACAGACCAAAAATCGAGCCGCCAATGAAGAATCCAAGCACCATCAGTGCTTTCAATATCAGTTGATTTCGTGCCGTTTTGAGATAGGCACCATTTTGTACAGAATTCATCTTAGTGTCTCCTTATAAGAGAGAGGATGATGCGCGAAAATGCGCAAAAGACAGATTCAGATGCATAAATTGCATACAATGCTCTCATTTAATATGTATACTGTCAAGCCGTTAGATTTATAAAACGTGCATTAAGCCTCTGCTTTCGTGCTCAAATGCTCTTCATATTCACATTTAATTGAATTGAAAAATCTTAGAAAAAATCTCCATATCTGATTGACAAAACAAGCATTGTATACTAAAGGTGGCATTGTACACGCATCTGCATACAGTTTTTTATAGTGCATTCCTTGTGAATCGGTAACGATTAACATGCTGTACACTCGTGCCATCACCTCTAGGTGCATGGCTTTCATTGCCCCTTGTGGGTTTCTCACTACTATAAGGAGTTCCATCATGGAATTTTCGCTTGAAGAAAAACCGTCCTTCGTTCTGCAGGAAAAGAAACCGTTCTATTTCGGCCTGGGCTGGGACTGTTCGTTTGACGTGGACCTGATCGCTGTTGTTCTGACCGATGGCAAACTGACCGGCACGCCGGACTTTGTCTATTACGGTAACCAGAGCCACGGTTCTGGCGGTGTCCAGCTGAGCGATGACGCCCAAGACGGCGGCGGCGATGACGGTGATGATGAATTCGCAATCATCGACGTGTCGAAGCTGCAACCGAACCAAAGCGTTGCCATCGTGGTCAACATTGCGAACGGCGCCAAAGAAGGCAAGAACTTCAGCCAGATCGGCAACCCGTATGTGCGGGTTTGTGACGGTTCGGATGAAAACTCGCCGGAACTGCGCAAGTTTACCCTGTCCAAGGGCGCAACCAAGACCGATGTTGCCATCGAATTCGGCCGCATTGAGTGCGTGAACGGCGACTGGTCCTTCAACGGTACCGGCGCTGCTCTGGGCACCAATGGTGAGGTGATTCCGATTGCCAACAAATATGGCGCCGGCTTCAACCCGAACGCCTAATTCTCGCGAACAGGGTGCAGGTTTTCCTGCACCCTTCCATTCACCCCTAACACCAAAGGAGGCTAACCATGTTCAGTGGTCTCGGCCGAAAACTAAAAGGGCTTGCCAACATTGGTGTGGGTAAGCTAGAGGAGCTGATTGGCCAAATCGGTGACTTGGATGAAAAAGACCGGCAAATGATAGAGCACGCTGTTGCTGTTGCTGCTGGTCTGACTGCTGGCGCAAATGGCCAGCTGAAGCCTGAAGAGGCTGAAAAGATCCAAGTGATTATCAGCTTGCATAAGCTGACAAAAGGCTTTGACGGCGCTCAATTTATGGCAACTGTCACTGAGGTTGTCAAAAATGTGGA
This genomic interval carries:
- a CDS encoding TerD family protein, giving the protein MEFSLEEKPSFVLQEKKPFYFGLGWDCSFDVDLIAVVLTDGKLTGTPDFVYYGNQSHGSGGVQLSDDAQDGGGDDGDDEFAIIDVSKLQPNQSVAIVVNIANGAKEGKNFSQIGNPYVRVCDGSDENSPELRKFTLSKGATKTDVAIEFGRIECVNGDWSFNGTGAALGTNGEVIPIANKYGAGFNPNA